A region from the Aegilops tauschii subsp. strangulata cultivar AL8/78 chromosome 5, Aet v6.0, whole genome shotgun sequence genome encodes:
- the LOC141023072 gene encoding uncharacterized protein produces MAGIVHKEFPELAQTGLNYLSWSSDCEIFLQGKTLLRAIGKGAQLAVTDPKFETENAQALHFLRHHLSPTLKDEYMAESSASGLWTALKQRFERLKYTVKPRAEAEWIRLRFADFKTVGEYNSALHRICGEAQDEVLKKNFVAQPLGGSSRQEVNALKVRKPQQKKRGRKGKKKGPHPPAPAKQNKPGKGGQRPQDCFRCGSVEHFSRQCRAPPEVVDAYKARKARETHLALVQEGAPPAPMAAPVMIATPPAAPIEATPVVPIAAALAVSTDAHVAMEVDHMAASAAPPLDIDAASKIIFEEDQLTSMEIAAEVNGFFTEST; encoded by the exons ATGGCCGGAATTGTCCACAAGGAGTTTCCTGAGTTGGCCCAGACAGGGCTGAACTACCTGTCATGGTCCTCGGACTGCGAGATCTTTCTCCAGGGCAAAACCCTCCTGAGGGCGATCGGTAAGGGGGCCCAGCTGGCCGTTACTGATCCCAAGTTCGAGACTGAGAATGCGCAGGCTCTGCACTTTCTCCGTCATCACCTGTCACCTACTCTGAAAGATGAGTATATGGCTGAGAGCAGTGCTTCTGGCCTCTGGACCGCTCTTAAGCAGCGGTTTGAACGGCTGAAGTACACTGTGAAGCCACGTGCAGAGGCAGAGTGGATCCGTCTGAGGTTTGCGGACTTCAAGACGGTTGGGGAGTACAATTCGGCCCTGCACCGGATTT GTGGCGAGGCGCAAGACGAGGTTCTCAAAAAGAACTTTGTCGCGCAACCACTTGGGGGGAGTTCTCGCCAGGAGGTGAACGCTCTCAAAGTCCGCAAGCCTCAACAGAAGAAGAGGGGCCGGAAGGGCAAGAAGAAGGGCCCTCACCCCCCCGCCCCGGCTAAGCAGAACAAGCCGGGCAAGGGAGGGCAAAGGCCTCAGGACTGCTTCCGTTGTGGCTCGGTGGAGCATTTCTCCCGCCAGTGCCGCGCACCACCGGAGGTCGTTGATGCATATAAGGCTCGGAAGGCACGTGAGACGCACCTCGCCTTGGTTCAGGAGGGAGCTCCACCGGCGCCCATGGCGGCACCCGTGATGATTGCTACTCCCCCTGCTGCGCCTATAGAGGCGACCCCCGTGGTGCCCATCGCGGCAGCTTTGGCGGTCTCTACCGACGCCCACGTCGCCATGGAGGTTGACCACATGGCCGCCTCGGCGGCGCCGCCACTAGACATTGATGCTGCCTCCAAGATAATTTTTGAGGAGGATCAGCTCACTAGTATGGAGATTGCGGCGGAAGTGAATGGCTTCTTCACCGAGTCCACTTAG